One Acropora palmata chromosome 2, jaAcrPala1.3, whole genome shotgun sequence genomic window carries:
- the LOC141874707 gene encoding beta-1,4-galactosyltransferase galt-1-like, translating to MPKMIRKVFLYRRRWCVIIFLSSVAIFVLSLQFELTAIEVTQRKSGNDFLRDQGLTVTARLKQNRYSSTSKSKDQVYQFALNGEGEIGKGHRRLRRRRRCARTKQQETSRFRELSKGILVFSVWYDNRKTQPFIRILLLMYRNDPPPSLTCSFQIASKQTILTTEAVFYEHNENHHERYGGFVASCIVPREVKTMPCSIKVSIKSTNKAQIVRKKSLTFPVGSTDRPENTVGGKYGICVPPLHGDISVDRLVEFIELTRILGASHFTFYDLAINEEMRKALSQYETKGLVSVLEWNLPEYTRNKLHYFGQVVSILDCLYRSMRDKSFVAFHDLDEFIVPLQHDNINSLLDEIHKDYHCGHCFESVVFDPSKDSESPNVLSRDRLQLMTQRIFYRTSQMTPYWTKCIVDPRKIFEQGIHHISKPLEEFYQAEKVDWNIARVFHYRKCQDSRALMQLKCSAKFEVDKTMRRFGEKLTINFKIASNAINRRNSES from the coding sequence ATGCCTAAAATGATTCGGAAAGTATTTCTTTACAGACGAAGATGGTGCGTAATCATATTTCTTTCGTCTGTGGCAATTTTCGTTCTCTCGCTGCAATTTGAACTTACTGCCATTGAAGTTACACAACGGAAGTCGGGCAATGATTTTCTTCGTGACCAAGGTTTAACAGTGACTGCAAGGTTGAAGCAGAACAGATATTCCTCGACGTCAAAGTCGAAAGATCAAGTTTACCAGTTTGCTTTGAACGGCGAGGGAGAAATAGGCAAAGGACATCGCCGGCTCCGGCGAAGACGTCGCTGTGCTCGAACTAAACAGCAGGAAACGTCAAGATTTCGCGAGCTAAGCAAAGGAATTCTAGTTTTCTCGGTTTGGTATGATAATCGGAAAACACAGCCTTTTATCCGAATATTGCTGTTGATGTATAGGAATGATCCTCCCCCTTCACTTACTTGTTCGTTCCAAATCGcgtcaaaacaaacaattttgacCACTGAGGCTGTCTTTTATGAACACAACGAAAACCACCACGAGCGATATGGAGGCTTTGTAGCTTCGTGCATTGTTCCACGAGAGGTTAAAACAATGCCGTGCTCCATAAAAGTCTCAATCAAATCTACAAACAAGGCACAAATTGTAAGAAAGAAGTCCTTGACTTTTCCAGTGGGTAGTACTGACCGTCCAGAGAACACTGTCGGCGGTAAATACGGGATTTGTGTTCCTCCTCTTCACGGTGACATTTCAGTGGACAGACTTGTGGAGTTTATCGAGTTGACAAGGATTTTAGGAGCCTCGCATTTCACATTTTATGATCTTGCGATAAACGAGGAAATGCGCAAAGCTTTGAGTCAATACGAAACCAAGGGATTAGTAAGTGTTCTTGAGTGGAATTTACCGGAATATACTCGCAATAAATTGCACTACTTTGGTCAAGTTGTGTCAATACTGGATTGTTTATACCGTTCGATGAGAGATAAGAGCTTTGTAGCCTTTCATGATTTGGACGAGTTTATTGTTCCTTTACAACATGATAACATCAACTCATTGTTGGACGAAATCCATAAAGATTATCACTGTGGGCATTGTTTTGAAAGCGTAGTCTTTGATCCATCCAAGGATTCCGAGTCGCCTAATGTTTTATCACGCGATCGTTTGCAATTGATGACTCAACGAATTTTTTATCGCACAAGTCAAATGACTCCATACTGGACCAAATGTATAGTTGACCCCCGCAAGATTTTCGAACAGGGAATACATCACATTAGCAAACCTCTGGAAGAATTTTATCAAGCTGAGAAAGTAGACTGGAACATCGCTCGCGTTTTTCATTACAGAAAATGTCAGGATTCGCGTGCGTTGATGCAGTTAAAATGCTCTGCCAAGTTTGAAGTTGACAAAACTATGAGAAGGTTTGGAGAGAAGCTGACGATTAATTTTAAGATTGCATCAAATGCCATAAATAGGCGTAACTCTGAGAGTTAA